In one Paenibacillus sp. JQZ6Y-1 genomic region, the following are encoded:
- the hslV gene encoding ATP-dependent protease subunit HslV, with the protein MELSFHATTICAVRHNGKAAIAGDGQVTFGQNVIMKQHAKKIRRLYRGQVLAGFAGSVADAITLFEKFEAKLEEHHGNLQRAAVELAKEWRSDRVLRKLEALLIVMDKSGMLLISGGGEIIEPDDDVIAIGSGGNFALSAARALKRHGKDLEARDIVEASLNIAAEICVYTNNNIIVEEL; encoded by the coding sequence ATGGAACTTTCATTTCACGCAACAACAATCTGCGCTGTGCGTCATAACGGCAAAGCTGCAATCGCTGGTGATGGTCAGGTAACGTTCGGTCAGAACGTGATCATGAAACAGCATGCCAAAAAGATTCGCCGTTTATATCGCGGTCAGGTACTGGCTGGCTTTGCTGGTTCCGTTGCCGACGCGATTACTTTGTTTGAGAAATTCGAAGCCAAGCTGGAAGAACATCACGGCAACTTGCAGCGTGCAGCAGTGGAACTTGCCAAAGAATGGCGTTCTGACCGTGTACTGCGTAAGCTGGAAGCGCTACTGATTGTCATGGACAAATCAGGCATGCTGCTGATTTCGGGCGGCGGTGAAATTATCGAACCGGATGATGATGTGATTGCGATCGGATCTGGTGGTAACTTTGCTTTATCTGCTGCTCGTGCACTCAAGCGTCATGGCAAAGATTTGGAAGCGCGCGACATCGTCGAAGCATCGCTTAATATCGCTGCAGAGATTTGTGTGTACACCAACAACAATATCATTGTGGAAGAATTGTAA
- the topA gene encoding type I DNA topoisomerase, protein MADSLVIVESPAKAKTIGKYLGSKFIVKASMGHVRDLPKSQIGVDVENDFDPKYITIRGKGSVLKELKDARKKVKKVYLAADPDREGEAIAWHLAHALDVADGEACRVVFNEITKQAVKDAFKTPRQINMDLVNAQQARRILDRLVGYKISPLLWKKVKKGLSAGRVQSVAVKIIIDRENEISEFKPEEYWSITARLTVNDTTFEAKFTQLNGEKKELHSEAEVNEVLEAIADAAFEVTEIKERERLRHPAAPFTTSSLQQEAARKLNFRAAKTMSVAQQLYEGIDLGKEGTVGLITYMRTDSTRIAASAQEEVREYLSGKYGADFIPEEPRQYTKKNANAQDAHEAIRPTSAVRDPESVKEYMSRDQFRLYKLVWERFAASQMASAVLDTMSVDIAVGPATFRAVGSKVRFQGFMKVYVEGNDDGKEEGEKFLPPLSKGDQLKKEEVEPKQHFTQPPPRYTEARLVKTLEELGIGRPSTYAPTLETIQKRGYVAIEEKKFMPTELGELVIQQMEEFFPEILNVEFTANMEQDLDHVGDGQEDWVQVLNEFYGSFEKRLEVAEEEMKEIEIEDEVSDEICDKCGRHMVYKLGRFGKFLACSGFPDCRNTKPIIKDIGVECPTCHEGHVVERRSKKGRVFYGCNRYPECDFVSWDRPSPKPCPVCKSMMVEKRNKQGVKLQCTSCDHTEMVEENDDAAVELD, encoded by the coding sequence ATGGCAGATTCACTCGTCATTGTGGAATCACCGGCAAAAGCGAAAACGATTGGCAAGTATCTTGGTAGTAAATTTATTGTGAAAGCATCAATGGGCCATGTCCGCGATTTGCCAAAAAGCCAAATTGGTGTTGATGTTGAAAACGACTTCGATCCCAAATATATTACCATCCGTGGTAAAGGTTCTGTTCTGAAAGAATTGAAAGATGCACGAAAAAAAGTGAAAAAAGTCTATCTGGCGGCTGACCCGGATCGCGAAGGTGAAGCTATCGCTTGGCATTTGGCGCATGCGCTGGATGTAGCGGATGGCGAAGCATGCCGTGTTGTATTTAACGAAATTACAAAGCAGGCGGTCAAGGACGCGTTCAAGACACCGCGCCAGATTAATATGGATCTGGTGAACGCACAGCAGGCACGCCGTATTTTGGATCGGCTGGTCGGCTACAAGATCAGTCCTTTATTATGGAAGAAAGTCAAAAAAGGATTGTCCGCTGGACGTGTGCAATCGGTCGCAGTCAAGATTATCATTGACCGCGAAAATGAAATCTCCGAATTCAAGCCGGAAGAATACTGGAGCATTACTGCCAGACTGACGGTGAATGATACAACGTTTGAAGCCAAATTCACGCAGCTGAACGGCGAGAAAAAAGAGCTGCACAGCGAAGCAGAAGTGAATGAGGTGCTGGAGGCTATTGCGGATGCTGCGTTTGAAGTAACTGAGATCAAGGAGCGCGAACGTCTGCGTCATCCGGCAGCTCCATTTACGACATCCTCTCTACAACAGGAAGCAGCGCGTAAGCTGAACTTCCGTGCAGCCAAAACAATGTCTGTGGCACAGCAATTATATGAAGGAATTGATCTGGGCAAAGAAGGTACAGTCGGTTTAATCACCTACATGCGTACTGACTCCACTCGGATTGCAGCTTCAGCACAAGAAGAGGTTCGCGAATACCTCAGTGGGAAATACGGTGCTGATTTTATTCCAGAAGAACCGCGTCAGTATACGAAAAAGAACGCCAATGCTCAGGATGCGCACGAAGCGATTCGTCCAACCTCGGCTGTGCGTGATCCAGAATCAGTCAAGGAATATATGAGTCGTGATCAGTTCCGTCTGTATAAGCTAGTATGGGAACGCTTTGCTGCCAGTCAGATGGCATCGGCAGTACTCGATACAATGTCTGTGGATATTGCTGTCGGTCCAGCAACCTTCCGTGCGGTTGGTTCCAAAGTACGCTTCCAAGGCTTTATGAAGGTATATGTGGAAGGTAACGATGATGGCAAAGAGGAAGGCGAGAAATTCCTGCCGCCATTGTCCAAAGGTGATCAGCTCAAAAAAGAAGAAGTGGAACCAAAACAGCATTTTACGCAGCCGCCACCACGTTATACAGAAGCGCGTCTGGTTAAAACGCTGGAGGAACTCGGTATCGGTCGTCCAAGTACGTATGCGCCAACACTGGAAACGATCCAAAAGCGTGGATACGTAGCGATTGAAGAGAAGAAGTTCATGCCAACAGAGCTTGGCGAACTGGTTATTCAGCAAATGGAAGAGTTTTTCCCGGAAATCCTGAATGTAGAGTTTACCGCTAATATGGAGCAGGATTTGGACCATGTAGGGGATGGACAGGAAGATTGGGTACAGGTGCTGAATGAATTTTACGGTTCGTTCGAGAAGCGTCTGGAAGTGGCCGAAGAAGAAATGAAGGAAATTGAGATCGAGGATGAGGTATCAGACGAGATCTGCGACAAGTGCGGACGCCATATGGTGTACAAACTTGGTCGCTTTGGCAAATTCCTTGCCTGCTCCGGTTTCCCAGATTGTCGCAATACAAAGCCAATCATCAAAGATATTGGTGTAGAGTGTCCAACATGTCATGAAGGACATGTCGTAGAACGCCGCAGTAAAAAAGGTCGTGTCTTCTACGGTTGCAATCGGTATCCAGAATGCGACTTCGTATCTTGGGATCGTCCATCGCCGAAGCCATGCCCAGTATGTAAATCTATGATGGTAGAAAAGCGCAACAAGCAGGGTGTTAAGCTGCAATGCACAAGCTGCGATCATACCGAAATGGTAGAAGAAAACGATGATGCAGCGGTTGAGCTGGATTAA
- the flgB gene encoding flagellar basal body rod protein FlgB, with amino-acid sequence MNLLNDASFRRLEGAISAASLRQQVITNNIANADTPYFKRSEVSFENVLQDQMDGSQSSIRGITTNPRHFQIGSTAGSVPQATVVTDSGTVMNNNLNNVDMDVEMSDLAENQLRYNTYIEQVNHQIKMMRTAIQGGGA; translated from the coding sequence GTGAATTTGCTGAATGATGCCAGTTTTCGTCGTCTGGAAGGAGCAATTAGCGCAGCAAGCCTCAGACAACAAGTGATTACGAACAACATCGCTAATGCAGATACACCTTACTTCAAACGTTCCGAAGTTTCCTTCGAAAATGTACTGCAAGACCAGATGGACGGAAGTCAAAGCTCTATTAGAGGCATCACAACAAACCCTCGTCACTTTCAAATCGGATCGACAGCAGGCAGCGTTCCACAGGCAACTGTTGTAACCGACAGTGGCACAGTGATGAACAACAACCTGAATAACGTGGACATGGATGTTGAAATGTCTGATCTGGCTGAGAATCAACTCCGTTACAACACGTACATTGAGCAGGTCAACCATCAGATCAAAATGATGCGTACTGCAATCCAAGGTGGAGGAGCATAA
- the trmFO gene encoding FADH(2)-oxidizing methylenetetrahydrofolate--tRNA-(uracil(54)-C(5))-methyltransferase TrmFO has translation MSEIQKVTVIGAGLAGSEAAWQIASQGVPVTLYEMRPVVKTPAHHTNQFAELVCSNSLRSNTMANAVGVMKEEMRMLNSLVLSAADTHAVPAGGALAVDRDGFSGEITSTLHNHPLVTVLNEEVQEIPTDGIVVIATGPLTSPALSKQIQDLLGEEYFYFYDAAAPIIEKDSIDMSKVYLASRYDKGEAAYLNCPMNEQEFDAFYEALIGAETAQLKEFEKEIYFEGCMPIEIMMKRGKQTALFGPMKPVGLVNPHTGELPYAVVQLRQDNAAGTLYNMVGFQTHLKWGEQRRVLSMIPGLEQAEFVRFGVMHRNTFINSPRLLEPTYQLKRDNRIFFAGQMTGVEGYVESAASGLIAGMNAARLAKGEELLELPQASTLGSMAHYITHADPEHFQPMNANFGLLPKPEKKIRNKKEKNEMLANQALDSIRAFFDLPQPEPQPEAEQEVEAVE, from the coding sequence GTGTCAGAGATTCAAAAGGTAACCGTCATTGGCGCAGGACTTGCTGGCAGTGAAGCCGCATGGCAGATCGCCAGTCAGGGAGTGCCTGTCACATTATACGAAATGCGTCCAGTCGTGAAGACACCGGCGCACCATACGAACCAGTTCGCGGAGCTGGTATGCAGCAATTCGCTTCGTTCCAATACGATGGCGAATGCAGTAGGAGTTATGAAGGAAGAAATGCGTATGCTGAACTCGCTCGTATTGAGTGCAGCAGATACCCATGCTGTACCAGCAGGTGGCGCACTGGCTGTAGACCGCGACGGATTTTCCGGTGAGATTACATCCACGCTGCACAACCATCCACTGGTAACGGTATTGAATGAGGAAGTGCAGGAGATTCCAACGGATGGCATCGTCGTTATTGCAACGGGTCCACTGACCTCTCCAGCTTTGTCCAAGCAGATTCAAGATTTGCTCGGTGAAGAGTATTTCTACTTTTACGATGCAGCTGCACCAATTATTGAAAAAGACTCTATCGATATGAGCAAGGTATATCTGGCTTCCCGTTATGATAAAGGCGAAGCTGCGTACCTGAACTGTCCGATGAACGAGCAAGAATTTGACGCTTTTTATGAAGCATTGATCGGAGCAGAAACCGCTCAGCTCAAAGAGTTCGAGAAAGAAATTTATTTTGAAGGCTGTATGCCGATTGAAATTATGATGAAGCGTGGCAAGCAAACCGCATTGTTCGGTCCTATGAAGCCGGTTGGACTGGTTAATCCACATACTGGTGAATTGCCGTATGCTGTCGTACAGCTTCGTCAGGATAATGCTGCCGGTACACTCTACAATATGGTTGGCTTCCAAACCCACTTGAAATGGGGCGAACAGCGTCGTGTATTATCCATGATTCCGGGTCTGGAACAGGCAGAGTTTGTACGCTTCGGTGTCATGCACCGTAATACGTTTATCAATTCGCCGCGTCTGTTGGAACCGACATATCAACTCAAGCGTGACAACCGCATCTTCTTCGCTGGACAAATGACCGGTGTAGAAGGATATGTGGAATCTGCCGCTTCGGGTCTGATTGCCGGTATGAATGCTGCGCGTTTAGCAAAGGGTGAAGAATTGCTGGAACTGCCTCAGGCAAGTACGCTTGGCAGTATGGCACATTACATTACTCACGCTGACCCAGAGCACTTCCAACCGATGAATGCTAACTTTGGTCTGTTGCCAAAGCCGGAGAAGAAGATTCGCAACAAAAAGGAAAAGAATGAGATGCTTGCGAATCAAGCATTGGATAGCATTCGCGCTTTCTTCGACTTGCCACAGCCTGAGCCTCAACCGGAAGCTGAGCAAGAAGTAGAAGCTGTCGAATAA
- the hslU gene encoding ATP-dependent protease ATPase subunit HslU translates to MSKDAQALTPRQIVAELDKYIVGQKKAKKSVAVALRNRYRRSLLQDDVQDEIVPKNILMIGPTGVGKTEIARRLAKLVHAPFVKVEATKFTEVGYVGRDVESMVRDLVETAIRVVKAERTEQVKDKAEEAANEQIVKILVPSSFKSKTQRNPFEMLFGGNNSNQQEEPTTHEYSGDDNSIQDRRRQVRFDLLNGKLEEDIIEVEVEDTTPNMMDMFMGQGNDQMGMNMQEMLGSFLPKRMKKRKLPIKEARKVLTQQEANKMMDLDDVNQESLRRAEQSGIIFIDEIDKVASSGRGSGPDVSREGVQRDILPIVEGSTIMTKYGPVKTDYILFIAAGAFHTSKPSDLIPELQGRFPIRVELESLTMEDFVNILKEPKNALTQQYTYLLRAEQIELEFSDEAIREIASIAASVNDNTENIGARRLHTIMEKLLEDISFEAPELTLDKFLITPQYVQEKLKDIAQDRDLSQYIL, encoded by the coding sequence ATGAGTAAAGATGCCCAGGCGTTAACGCCAAGACAGATCGTAGCAGAATTGGATAAATATATTGTCGGTCAAAAAAAGGCGAAAAAATCGGTTGCGGTTGCACTTCGTAATCGGTATCGTCGCAGCCTGCTCCAGGATGATGTTCAGGACGAAATTGTGCCTAAAAATATTCTAATGATTGGTCCTACAGGTGTAGGTAAAACCGAAATCGCTCGTCGTCTGGCAAAGCTGGTGCATGCGCCATTTGTCAAAGTAGAAGCGACCAAGTTCACCGAAGTGGGTTATGTCGGACGTGATGTGGAATCAATGGTTCGTGATCTGGTAGAAACTGCGATTCGTGTGGTAAAAGCAGAACGCACCGAACAAGTAAAGGATAAAGCAGAAGAAGCGGCAAACGAGCAAATCGTGAAGATTCTCGTTCCGTCTAGCTTTAAATCCAAAACCCAGCGGAATCCGTTTGAAATGCTATTTGGTGGGAACAACAGCAATCAGCAGGAGGAGCCAACGACGCATGAGTATAGCGGCGACGATAACTCCATTCAGGATCGCCGTCGTCAGGTGCGCTTTGATCTGCTGAACGGTAAGCTGGAGGAAGACATCATTGAAGTGGAAGTAGAAGATACAACGCCCAATATGATGGATATGTTCATGGGCCAAGGCAATGATCAAATGGGCATGAATATGCAGGAGATGCTAGGCAGCTTTTTGCCGAAGCGTATGAAGAAGCGTAAACTGCCGATCAAGGAAGCGCGTAAAGTGCTGACACAGCAGGAAGCGAACAAAATGATGGACCTAGACGATGTGAATCAAGAGTCGCTGCGTCGTGCTGAGCAGAGCGGTATTATTTTTATCGACGAGATTGATAAAGTAGCAAGCTCAGGTCGCGGCTCAGGTCCCGATGTATCACGTGAAGGCGTACAGCGCGACATCTTACCAATCGTTGAAGGCTCGACGATTATGACCAAATACGGCCCAGTGAAGACCGACTATATCTTGTTTATCGCCGCTGGTGCTTTCCATACGTCCAAGCCATCCGATCTGATTCCTGAATTGCAAGGACGTTTCCCGATCCGGGTCGAGCTGGAAAGCTTAACAATGGAAGATTTTGTGAACATTTTGAAAGAACCCAAAAATGCGCTCACGCAGCAGTATACGTATTTGCTACGCGCAGAGCAGATTGAATTGGAGTTTTCCGATGAAGCGATTCGCGAGATTGCGAGTATCGCTGCTTCTGTTAATGACAATACTGAGAATATCGGTGCACGTCGATTGCATACGATTATGGAGAAGCTGCTGGAAGATATCTCATTTGAAGCGCCTGAATTGACGCTGGACAAATTTTTGATCACTCCGCAGTATGTACAGGAAAAGCTGAAAGATATCGCACAGGATCGCGATTTGAGCCAGTATATTCTGTAA